The sequence ACCTGGAAGGCTGTGTAGCCACCGGGCGCACTCGCGACGAGGTGGAGCAGGCGATGGGCGAGGCAATCGCGTTTCACCTGGAGGGGTTGATGGAAGAGGGAGAGAGCATCCCGACCCCGCGGAGCTCCGTCTCCTACGTGGAGGTGAATGCTGACCGCTGACAGCTAACCGCTGACAGCCCTTCGAGAGAGGAGAAGGCCATGAAGAAGAGCCGCTACGTCAAGCCCCAGGTGGTGGGGACCTCCAGCGTCCACCCCTGCTGAGGGGCAAAAGGCCCGTGCTGAAGGGCGAGAGGGCCGGCCGGAGTGCCGGCCCTCTTCTGTGAGCAGGTGGCGTTGCCAGACGCGACGGGCCCCCGTACACTGCCTTCGGGGCTTCTCCCAGCCCGGAAGGAGGTTCACCCATGGGTATCGTTCACGCGACCTTCTCGCTGGCGAACCCGAGGCGCCCCGACCTGAGGCCCGTGGAGGTCACGGCCTTGGTGGGCACTGCCCAGGAAGAGCGGTTTCACGCAACGGCGCAACGGCGCGACGAAGAACTGACGGAACCAGGGAGCCCGAACCTCGCGCAGCCGATTTGAAGTGGGGTTGCGTTGCGTCGTTGCGGCGTTGCGTGAGGAGATAGGTTGGGTTTGCACGCCAGGGGGATCCACACAACCGGGGAGGTCTGCAAGAGGCTGCCGATGCGCAAGCTGACGGGTATCGGACGGGACGACGTGCTGGCGCGCTGCCGGGATGCCGTACGACGGGCGGAGCCGGAAGCAGACGTGATTCTCTACGGCTCCCGGGCTCGCGGGGACTGGTCGGAGGAGTCGGACTACGACATCCTGGTGCTCGTCGACGGGCCGGTCCCGTTGAGCCGGGAGGAGAGGGTGCGCGACGAGCTCTACCCGCTGGAGTTGGAGACCGGAGAGGTGCTTACGGTGGTCGTGGAATCCAGAGCCCGGTGGCGAAGCTCGATCTACCAAGCCATGCCCTTCGTGCAGAACGTGGAGAGGGAGGGGGCGATCCTTTAGGGACGATTCTTCGATACGGTCTTCGACAGTCGACAGAAGGGGGACTACGCGGATCTGGTGCGTTTCACAGAAGCGGAAGTGGCTCCTTGGTTTGCCAAAGTCGAGGACCTGGTGCGGATATTGGAGGACGGTACCGAAGTGTCGGGTGCTTGCAGCCGTAAGTCGGATTAGCTCGCCAGGGCGTCACCCGACGCTTGGTGAGGTCGGAAAGAGGCTACATCAGGGTTCCCGTCGCGTTGGACCACCACGAGCTCGACGTGCTGGATCAGCGCAAGGAGTTGAAGTTTCTTTGGATTCGGTGAAGGGGGTGTTCGGAGCATGGCGAAGCTCGGAAGCCGTAGGTCGGGTTAGCCTGTGGGACATGGAATCGTACCGCGAGGTCTTGGAGGATCTGGAAGAGCTCGAGTCGATCCGGGCTTATGACGCGGCTAAGGCGGCGCCCCAAGACCATCTTGACTTCGAGGAGGCCTTGCGGGAGATCGAAGTCGGCCGCTCATCGCCGTGACCGCAGCGAACGAAAGCGAAGGTGGGTTCATGCCCCATGCGACCATGTTCAACACGCTTCAATACGCCAAACGGCTCAAAGAAGTCGGCTTTACGGAGGCGCAGGCCGAGGTGCAGGCTGAGGCACTGGCCGGGCTCATCGAGGGAGAGCTCGCCACGAAGCGAGACCTCAAAGAACTGGAGACGAGGCTCGAACTGAAGATCGAGACCGTCAAGGCCGAGACCATCCGGTGGGTGGCCGGGCTCCTTCTTGCTCAAGCAGCCCTCATCGCCACCCTGGTGAAGCTACTCTAGCCGAGGGTGTGCGGTTTGTTGCACGGGGCGCGTTGGAGAATGACGGAGCCGCTACGTGAAGCCCCAGGTGGTGGGGACCTCCAGCGTCCATCCCTGCTGAGCGCGCGGAACCAGAGTAGAGCGCATCCCTAGGAGGGCCGGCGAGCGCCAGCCCTCCTCGCGTAAGGAGTTCTTGGCCACCCAATGAGAGCACGGGCAGCTTCGTGGCGGTTGGGAGCAGCGTTCCTGGGCATCGGCGTGGCTGCCGTGCTCCTCATAGACCTTCGGCTCGAGGGCACGTGGCGAGGGCTCTACCTCTTACGCGACGGTTGGGGGGTGGAGATTTCCGATGACCTCTTCCTGGGCGACGAGGGCCGGTTCCTGTTCGGGCTCGACGTGCGCCGAGGCGCGGTGGCGCCGCCAGTGGGGTACGACGGCCCCCGCCCGGCCCTGGTGCAGGAGTGGGTCGCGTGGGACGGCACGGGCTGGGTGCGAAACCTGCTGCCAGGGGGGAGGGAGATCGTCACCACATTCAGTCGCTACGTGGACAGGGAGGGGCGCCACCCGACAGGCCTTTTCATCGGGGGGCGGCCCCCTCCGCTGCCGGGGAACGAGGGCACGCGGCTCTTGAACCAGTCGGGCATGGCGTACTATGACGGGAATCGGTGGTACCACGTCTGGTGCAACGCCAACGAGGCCCTGGCGACCGCCGATGGGAGCGTGACGGTGCAGACCGTGGACTGGGTCTACCGGGAGAGCGAGGTGGTGTCCGCTGGTCCGGGGGCGGTGGCTCTGCGAAGCCTCCACGTCGTCGACCTCGCGGGCGCCGAGTTGGAGGTGGAGCGGCACGCCCTGTTTCGCGCCGGGGAACCCTATGTGCTCCTGGCCATCTCGATCTCGAACCGTGGGTCCGAGGCGGTGGGGGTCCGATACGGGTACGGGGACGAGCCGTG comes from Thermodesulfobacteriota bacterium and encodes:
- a CDS encoding type II toxin-antitoxin system HicB family antitoxin, coding for MSRYLIVIEETVTGYSAYCPDLEGCVATGRTRDEVEQAMGEAIAFHLEGLMEEGESIPTPRSSVSYVEVNADR
- a CDS encoding DUF1640 domain-containing protein; this translates as MPHATMFNTLQYAKRLKEVGFTEAQAEVQAEALAGLIEGELATKRDLKELETRLELKIETVKAETIRWVAGLLLAQAALIATLVKLL
- a CDS encoding nucleotidyltransferase domain-containing protein encodes the protein MRKLTGIGRDDVLARCRDAVRRAEPEADVILYGSRARGDWSEESDYDILVLVDGPVPLSREERVRDELYPLELETGEVLTVVVESRARWRSSIYQAMPFVQNVEREGAIL